Proteins encoded in a region of the Raphanus sativus cultivar WK10039 unplaced genomic scaffold, ASM80110v3 Scaffold0074, whole genome shotgun sequence genome:
- the LOC108847161 gene encoding indoleacetaldoxime dehydratase, which produces MEMILMICLCLTALSTFLFVKPILKRTATKVNLPPSPWRLPVIGNLHQVGLHPHRSLRSLSFRYGPLMLLHFGRVRVLVVSSGEVAHGVLKTHDLKFANRPRSKAVQRIMNGGRDVVFAPYGEYWRQMKSVCILNLLTNKMVGSFEKVREEEVNAMMEKLVKASRSSSSANLSELFITLPSDVTSRVALGRKHSEDETASDLKNRVRQIMELLGEFPIGDYVPSLAWLDRIRGFSDKVEEVSCGFSDLMDKVVQEHLEAGKKKVDFVDILLAIEGEKSSGFQDQRNDIKFMILDMFIGGTSTTSTLLEWTMTELIRHPECMKILQDEIRSSSIPNNSYIKEEQVEKMKYLKAVIKEVLRLHPSLPLILPRVLSEDVKLLGYDIAAGTEVIINAWAIQRDTAIWGLEAEEFKPERHLDSPIDYRGKYLNYIPFGSGRRICPGIGFALGLAEVAVANLVGRFDWRVEVRPKGDQSDIAEAVGIDVCRKFPLIAFPSSVV; this is translated from the exons ATGGAAATGATTTTGATGATTTGTTTGTGCTTGACTGCCCTCTCAacctttttatttgttaaacCAATCCTTAAACGAACCGCCACTAAAGTGAACTTACCACCATCTCCATGGAGACTTCCCGTGATAGGAAACCTCCATCAGGTTGGCCTCCACCCTCACCGTTCCCTCAGGTCCCTCAGCTTCCGGTATGGACCCCTCATGCTCCTTCATTTTGGCCGTGTCCGGGTACTTGTAGTCTCTTCTGGTGAAGTAGCTCACGGGGTTCTAAAAACACACGATCTTAAGTTTGCCAACCGCCCAAGATCAAAAGCCGTTCAGAGGATTATGAATGGTGGGCGTGATGTAGTGTTTGCTCCCTATGGAGAGTACTGGAGACAGATGAAG AGTGTCTGCATTTTAAATCTACTCACCAACAAAATGGTTGGTTCCTTTGAGAAAGTAAGAGAAGAAGAGGTAAATGCAATGATGGAGAAGCTGGTGAAAGCAAGTCGGTCTTCTTCATCAGCAAATCTGAGCGAACTCTTCATTACTCTACCAAGTGATGTTACAAGTAGAGTTGCCCTTGGAAGGAAACATAGTGAGGACGAAACCGCTAGTGATCTCAAGAATCGAGTGAGGCAGATCATGGAGCTCTTAGGAGAGTTTCCGATAGGGGATTATGTGCCATCCTTGGCATGGTTAGATAGAATCCGTGGCTTCAGTGATAAAGTAGAGGAAGTGAGTTGCGGGTTTAGCGATCTTATGGACAAAGTTGTGCAAGAACATCTAGAGGCGGGCAAAAAGAAAGTGGATTTTGTAGATATATTGTTAGCGATCGAAGGAGAGAAGAGTAGTGGATTCCAGGATCAAAGAAACGACATAAAATTTATGATCCTG GATATGTTTATAGGAGGAACGTCAACAACTTCTACTCTATTAGAGTGGACCATGACAGAACTTATTAGGCATCCCGAGTGTATGAAGATACTCCAAGACGAGATTCGGTCAAGTTCTATACCGAATAATTCATACATAAAAGAAGAACAAGTTGAGAAGATGAAATACTTAAAAGCCGTGATTAAAGAGGTGCTCAGGTTGCATCCTTCTCTTCCACTGATACTTCCTAGAGTATTGAGTGAAGATGTCAAGTTACTGGGATATGACATAGCCGCAGGGACAGAG GTGATAATTAATGCTTGGGCAATCCAAAGAGACACTGCGATATGGGGACTGGAAGCAGAAGAATTTAAACCCGAGAGACACTTAGATTCACCTATTGATTATCGtggaaaatatttaaactacattCCATTCGGATCAGGGAGAAGGATTTGTCCCGGGATAGGATTCGCTTTGGGTTTGGCAGAAGTGGCAGTGGCCAATCTTGTAGGCCGATTTGACTGGAGGGTAGAGGTTCGACCAAAGGGAGATCAATCTGATATAGCTGAAGCCGTTGGTATTGATGTTTGCCGCAAGTTCCCTTTGATTGCATTTCCATCTTCGGTGGTGTAA
- the LOC108847961 gene encoding uncharacterized protein LOC108847961, producing MAVMSHDKAAGRLYESANTRPIPYSQIVGQENGGDDDDDDSDVAPAA from the coding sequence ATGGCAGTGATGAGTCACGACAAAGCAGCAGGCAGGCTATACGAGTCAGCTAACACTCGGCCAATTCCTTACTCACAAATTGTTGGCCAAGAGAACGGAGGAGACGATGACGATGACGACAGTGACGTGGCTCCAGCGGCTTAA